The Limnochorda sp. LNt genome includes a region encoding these proteins:
- a CDS encoding c-type cytochrome, giving the protein MKGRTYVIVTILSWALVVVWGVYWAREGNRMAATQAAFRAEMVERGAQLYAQNCVICHGPAGEGVVGPALDREALQGDPETDRETYDFLYNTVARGRPGSTTPRWVRLPTGEWASFTAMPAWSVEAGGPLNEQALREVVYFLMSGEWQRVSRYIPAARLEGELPPARGVPQDVQQQAQAIIAQKGCLVCHTIGSVGGYIGPNLSDVGSWGLDHDFLVGWIQDPQTTANRAPVYFSNFAGIGPDGQPSGTRIDYGPTQMPDLGLTDEEADIVARYLMGLK; this is encoded by the coding sequence GTGAAGGGCAGAACCTACGTCATCGTCACGATCCTGAGCTGGGCTCTGGTCGTCGTCTGGGGCGTCTACTGGGCCCGCGAGGGCAACCGGATGGCCGCGACGCAGGCGGCCTTTCGGGCCGAGATGGTCGAGCGGGGTGCCCAGCTCTACGCGCAAAACTGCGTCATCTGCCACGGGCCCGCGGGGGAGGGCGTCGTGGGCCCGGCCCTGGACCGGGAGGCCCTCCAGGGCGACCCCGAGACCGATCGGGAGACCTACGACTTCCTCTACAACACGGTGGCCCGCGGCCGACCGGGCTCCACCACGCCGCGCTGGGTGCGCCTGCCGACCGGGGAGTGGGCCTCCTTCACGGCGATGCCAGCGTGGAGCGTCGAGGCGGGCGGCCCGCTCAACGAGCAGGCCCTGCGTGAGGTCGTCTACTTCCTGATGTCCGGCGAGTGGCAACGGGTCAGCCGCTACATCCCCGCGGCCCGGCTCGAGGGTGAGCTCCCGCCTGCCCGGGGCGTGCCCCAGGATGTACAGCAGCAGGCTCAGGCCATCATCGCGCAGAAGGGCTGCCTCGTCTGCCACACCATCGGCAGCGTCGGCGGCTACATCGGCCCCAACCTGAGCGACGTGGGGTCGTGGGGGCTGGACCATGACTTCCTGGTGGGCTGGATCCAGGACCCGCAGACGACGGCCAACCGGGCGCCGGTCTACTTCTCCAACTTCGCGGGCATCGGCCCCGACGGCCAGCCGTCCGGGACGCGCATCGACTACGGGCCGACCCAGATGCCCGATCTGGGCCTCACCGACGAGGAGGCCGACATCGTGGCCCGCTATCTGATGGGCCTCAAGTGA
- the extP gene encoding selenite/tellurite reduction operon b-type cytochrome ExtP has translation MSVLEWVKSTRVFRSIYRNPYPSTTRSRLAVMVDSLVLHLHPARIVRRGTWVTYTWGLGGLSAWMFVILTVTGVFLMWYYIPNVQDAYWSIRAIESEVVFGQFMRNLHRWAAHAMVILVFLHMCRVFYTGAYKPPREFNWVIGVALLTLTFLMSFTGYLLPWDQLAYWAITVGTNIGGATPFIGDQINFLLLGGYEIGQATLIRWYTLHVIFLPLAVIGLMSLHFWRVRKDGGISTPVLEDEAEGPGVPPAMEEG, from the coding sequence ATGTCGGTGCTCGAGTGGGTCAAGTCGACCCGGGTCTTTCGCTCCATCTATCGCAACCCCTACCCCAGCACCACCAGGTCACGGCTGGCCGTCATGGTGGACAGCCTGGTGCTGCACCTGCATCCCGCCCGTATCGTCCGGCGCGGCACGTGGGTCACGTACACGTGGGGGCTGGGCGGGCTGTCGGCCTGGATGTTCGTCATCCTGACCGTGACCGGGGTCTTCTTGATGTGGTACTACATCCCCAACGTCCAGGACGCCTACTGGTCCATCCGGGCCATCGAGAGCGAGGTCGTCTTCGGCCAGTTCATGCGCAACCTGCACCGCTGGGCCGCCCACGCCATGGTGATCCTGGTCTTCCTGCACATGTGCCGGGTCTTCTACACCGGGGCCTACAAGCCCCCCCGTGAGTTCAACTGGGTCATCGGCGTCGCGCTCCTGACGCTCACCTTCCTGATGAGCTTCACGGGCTACCTGCTGCCGTGGGATCAGCTGGCCTACTGGGCCATCACGGTCGGCACCAACATCGGCGGGGCGACGCCGTTCATCGGGGATCAGATCAACTTCTTGCTCTTGGGCGGGTACGAGATCGGCCAGGCGACACTCATCCGCTGGTACACGCTCCACGTCATCTTCCTGCCCCTGGCCGTCATCGGCCTGATGTCGCTGCACTTCTGGCGTGTGCGCAAGGACGGCGGGATCTCCACGCCCGTGCTGGAGGACGAGGCCGAGGGGCCGGGCGTGCCGCCGGCCATGGAGGAAGGGTGA
- a CDS encoding cytochrome b family protein, giving the protein MVAMATPETQTQARPATRPARAAGAGAPSTAGAPNPMEKVLVWPYLVRIEFIAALLFLLLLSVMAVFIDAPLAPLANPDVTPNPAKAPWYFLGLQELLLHMDKALAGVIVPGAVLLGLAALPYIDVRRKGTGVWFYSPRGVAITVLSFVYTSIWNIALILIDEYLPVPGEAGAHGIGPIIRYWLHNLQAAGWPLSDQLISVVAGWLVPSFIMLLIPASLVLILRRRWHADTREQAIGLFTFFVASFLVLTIVGTAFRGPGMALMWPWEIPPANH; this is encoded by the coding sequence ATGGTGGCGATGGCGACCCCCGAGACGCAGACGCAGGCCCGGCCCGCCACGCGACCGGCACGGGCCGCCGGTGCCGGTGCCCCGTCGACGGCCGGCGCACCCAACCCCATGGAGAAGGTGCTGGTCTGGCCGTACCTGGTGCGCATCGAGTTCATCGCCGCCCTGCTCTTCTTGTTGCTCCTCTCCGTGATGGCGGTCTTCATCGACGCGCCCCTGGCGCCGCTGGCCAATCCCGACGTGACCCCCAACCCGGCCAAGGCGCCCTGGTACTTCCTGGGGCTGCAAGAGCTGTTGCTGCACATGGACAAGGCGCTGGCCGGCGTCATCGTGCCGGGCGCCGTGCTGCTGGGGCTCGCAGCCCTGCCCTACATCGACGTGCGCCGCAAGGGCACAGGCGTCTGGTTCTACAGCCCGCGCGGCGTGGCCATCACCGTCCTCAGTTTCGTCTACACCTCGATCTGGAACATCGCCCTGATCCTCATCGACGAGTACCTGCCGGTGCCCGGCGAAGCCGGCGCTCACGGCATCGGGCCCATCATCCGGTACTGGCTGCACAACCTCCAGGCGGCCGGGTGGCCGCTGAGCGACCAACTGATCAGCGTGGTGGCGGGCTGGCTGGTGCCCAGCTTCATCATGCTGCTGATCCCGGCCTCCCTGGTGCTCATCCTCCGGCGCCGGTGGCACGCCGACACCCGGGAGCAGGCCATCGGCCTGTTCACGTTCTTCGTCGCCTCGTTCCTGGTGCTGACCATCGTGGGCACCGCGTTTCGCGGACCCGGCATGGCGCTGATGTGGCCGTGGGAGATCCCCCCGGCCAACCACTGA
- the deoC gene encoding deoxyribose-phosphate aldolase, which produces MLRPDELASRIDHTLLKPQASPADVERLCREAVEWRFCAVCVNPVYVPLAVRELAGTGIRVASVVGFPLGATTSLAKAVEAAEAVAAGAAEIDMVGPLGLLLGGDERAWAEHVRAVRRAIGPSAVLKVILETGLLDERLKRTAARLAVDEGAHFVKTSTGFGPGGATVEDVRLLAETVAGRARVKASGGIRTAEDALRLLEAGADRLGTSSGVAIVQAVASRS; this is translated from the coding sequence ATGCTCCGTCCCGATGAGCTGGCCTCCCGGATCGATCACACGCTGCTCAAGCCGCAGGCGTCGCCGGCGGACGTGGAGCGGCTGTGCCGGGAGGCGGTCGAGTGGCGCTTCTGCGCGGTCTGCGTCAACCCGGTCTACGTGCCTCTGGCGGTACGGGAGCTGGCGGGCACGGGCATCCGGGTCGCCTCGGTGGTGGGCTTTCCGCTGGGGGCCACGACGAGCCTGGCCAAAGCCGTGGAGGCGGCCGAGGCCGTGGCGGCGGGCGCCGCGGAGATCGACATGGTGGGCCCGCTGGGCCTGCTGCTGGGCGGAGACGAGAGGGCCTGGGCGGAGCACGTCCGGGCCGTGCGCCGGGCCATCGGGCCGTCGGCGGTGCTCAAGGTGATCCTGGAGACGGGCCTGCTCGACGAGCGGCTCAAGCGGACCGCCGCGCGCCTCGCCGTGGATGAGGGGGCGCACTTCGTCAAGACGTCGACGGGCTTCGGCCCCGGTGGAGCCACCGTCGAGGACGTGCGTCTGCTGGCGGAGACGGTGGCGGGACGGGCCCGGGTCAAGGCATCCGGCGGCATCCGCACCGCCGAGGACGCCCTGCGCCTGCTCGAGGCCGGGGCGGACCGGCTGGGGACCAGCTCCGGGGTGGCCATCGTGCAGGCCGTGGCCAGCCGCTCGTGA
- a CDS encoding QcrA and Rieske domain-containing protein: MESQPTTPEKPAAAASPRPSVAARTAAGPSSAAAARPARSAARGTEVDPNDPDFKRRYVLRWLMWGSAIVFFVQSALAGLAMFWPRRVTGFGSRIDAGPLANFPVGSVTPFREGKFYLSRLEDGIIALYWRCTHLGCTVPWREEENLFHCPCHGSIYERTGQNIAGPAPRPLDYMTVEIVNGRVIVNTREIHERSVHLPEHVTPV, from the coding sequence ATGGAGTCGCAGCCGACCACGCCTGAGAAGCCTGCCGCGGCTGCCTCGCCGCGCCCGTCGGTCGCGGCCCGGACCGCCGCCGGCCCGTCCTCGGCCGCTGCGGCTCGTCCTGCCCGCAGCGCCGCTCGGGGCACCGAGGTGGATCCCAACGATCCCGACTTCAAGCGCCGCTACGTCTTGCGCTGGCTCATGTGGGGCTCTGCCATCGTCTTCTTCGTGCAGAGTGCCCTGGCGGGCCTGGCCATGTTCTGGCCCCGTCGGGTCACGGGCTTCGGCTCCCGCATCGACGCCGGTCCCCTGGCCAACTTCCCCGTCGGCTCGGTGACGCCGTTTCGGGAGGGCAAGTTCTACCTGAGCCGCCTGGAGGACGGCATCATCGCGCTGTACTGGCGCTGCACGCACCTGGGCTGCACCGTGCCGTGGCGGGAGGAGGAGAACCTCTTCCACTGCCCCTGCCACGGCTCCATCTACGAGCGCACGGGCCAGAACATCGCCGGCCCGGCGCCCCGGCCGCTGGACTACATGACGGTGGAGATCGTCAACGGTCGGGTCATCGTCAACACCCGGGAGATCCACGAGCGCTCCGTCCACCTCCCGGAGCACGTGACGCCCGTCTGA
- a CDS encoding DEAD/DEAH box helicase → MQEHQTSPPTSLLEQAPETYRGFKLDPFQQEAMASLAAGRSTLVVAPTGTGKTLVADYLIERTYRQGRRVVYTAPIKALSNQKFKEFKRLLGPESVGILTGDVVINPDAPVAIMTTEVFRNLLHLEARRLEGVAWVVFDEIHYIDDPERGSVWEESLLFLPPEVQFLGLSATIPNADELADWLEAVQGRKVHVVVSRERAVPLEHHLYEPTLGVTSRPRLERHARRLEAKGGLWPRGRRIEGYGRRLHYPPVDPLALLGEVGEDRLPALYFFFSRRLTEAYARELAASRDYLPAEAKEEVRRVVAEVLAPYPPGAAARAEQLLALWERGVAFHHAGLLPAVKDAVEELFERRLLRVLFCTETFAVGVNFPCRTVLFGTLRKYDGVEYRPLTNREYFQMAGRAGRRGIDERGYVYAAVDLNEIRIDELPSLEEADVEPLRSQFVLSYNTVLNLLSRFTPDEAREVIRRNFAAFQARASRARLEREIGVLERRLAELSGDGRSVKALRKTRRALARLRDELAVHPGPEQFAQAFDRRRRVLADLDYLRDGGALLTSRGELARHIHVQELLVTELLADGFLRRLDPAQLLALAVAVDYEPRRAEYLPRGIPFPMEPVMRAARAIGETELRHLGYATVRFGPHLSRAVVAWAHGEGLDQCLSLTAVDEGDFVFAIRRGIDLLRQVRTAAAGDPFLDATIGEAIRAADRDEVAIVL, encoded by the coding sequence ATGCAAGAGCACCAGACGTCCCCACCCACGTCGTTGCTGGAGCAGGCACCCGAGACCTATCGGGGCTTCAAATTGGACCCCTTCCAGCAGGAGGCGATGGCTTCGCTGGCCGCGGGTCGCTCGACCCTGGTGGTGGCGCCCACGGGGACGGGCAAGACCCTGGTGGCCGACTACCTCATCGAGCGCACCTACCGCCAGGGGCGGCGAGTGGTCTACACCGCCCCCATCAAGGCGCTCTCCAACCAGAAGTTCAAGGAGTTCAAGCGGCTGCTGGGCCCCGAGTCGGTCGGCATCCTGACGGGCGACGTCGTCATCAATCCCGACGCCCCGGTAGCCATCATGACCACCGAGGTCTTCCGCAACCTCCTGCACCTGGAGGCCCGCCGGCTGGAGGGCGTGGCGTGGGTCGTCTTCGACGAGATCCACTACATCGATGACCCCGAGCGGGGCTCCGTCTGGGAGGAGAGCCTGCTGTTCCTGCCGCCCGAGGTGCAGTTCCTGGGGCTGTCGGCCACCATCCCCAATGCCGACGAGCTGGCGGACTGGCTCGAGGCCGTGCAAGGGCGCAAGGTGCACGTGGTGGTCTCCCGGGAGCGGGCCGTGCCCCTCGAGCACCACCTCTACGAGCCCACCTTGGGGGTGACGTCCCGGCCTCGGCTGGAGCGGCATGCCCGGCGGCTGGAGGCCAAGGGCGGCCTTTGGCCACGGGGTCGGCGGATCGAGGGCTACGGCCGCCGGCTCCACTACCCGCCGGTCGATCCCCTGGCCCTGCTGGGCGAGGTGGGGGAGGATCGGCTCCCGGCCCTGTACTTCTTCTTCAGCCGGCGCCTGACGGAGGCCTACGCCCGCGAGCTGGCCGCCAGCCGCGACTACCTGCCTGCCGAGGCCAAGGAGGAGGTCCGGCGGGTGGTGGCCGAGGTGTTGGCGCCCTACCCGCCGGGCGCGGCGGCCCGGGCGGAGCAGCTGCTGGCCCTGTGGGAGCGCGGGGTGGCCTTTCACCACGCCGGCCTGCTGCCGGCGGTCAAGGATGCCGTCGAGGAGCTGTTCGAGCGGCGGCTGCTGCGCGTGCTGTTCTGCACGGAGACCTTCGCGGTGGGGGTCAACTTCCCGTGCCGGACGGTCCTGTTCGGCACGCTGCGCAAGTACGACGGCGTCGAGTACCGGCCCCTCACCAACCGCGAGTACTTCCAGATGGCCGGGCGGGCCGGGCGTCGGGGCATCGACGAGCGGGGGTACGTCTACGCGGCCGTCGACCTCAACGAGATCCGCATCGACGAGCTGCCGTCCCTCGAGGAGGCCGACGTCGAGCCGCTGCGCAGCCAGTTCGTGCTCAGCTACAACACGGTGCTCAATCTGCTCAGCCGCTTCACCCCCGACGAGGCCCGAGAGGTGATCCGCCGCAACTTCGCGGCGTTTCAGGCCCGCGCCAGCCGCGCGCGGCTCGAGCGCGAGATCGGGGTGCTGGAGCGGCGGCTGGCGGAGCTGTCGGGGGACGGCCGTTCCGTCAAGGCCCTTCGCAAGACGCGGCGGGCGCTGGCACGCCTTCGGGACGAGCTGGCGGTGCACCCCGGCCCCGAGCAGTTCGCGCAGGCCTTCGACCGCCGACGGCGGGTGCTGGCCGACCTCGACTACCTTCGCGATGGCGGGGCGCTGCTCACCTCCCGGGGCGAGCTGGCCCGCCACATCCACGTGCAGGAGCTGCTGGTGACGGAGCTCTTGGCCGACGGCTTCTTGCGGCGGCTGGATCCCGCGCAGCTGCTGGCCCTGGCCGTGGCTGTCGACTACGAGCCCCGGCGGGCCGAGTACCTGCCCCGGGGGATCCCCTTTCCCATGGAGCCCGTGATGCGGGCGGCCCGGGCCATCGGCGAGACCGAGCTGCGCCACCTCGGCTACGCGACGGTGCGGTTCGGCCCGCACCTGTCGCGGGCCGTGGTGGCATGGGCCCACGGGGAGGGCCTGGACCAGTGCCTGAGCCTTACCGCCGTCGACGAAGGCGACTTCGTCTTCGCGATCCGCAGGGGCATCGACCTCCTGCGCCAGGTGCGCACGGCTGCCGCCGGCGATCCCTTCCTGGACGCCACCATCGGGGAGGCCATCCGGGCCGCCGACCGGGACGAGGTGGCCATCGTGCTGTGA
- the yfmH gene encoding EF-P 5-aminopentanol modification-associated protein YfmH, with translation MAQQQAQLVTMERREVAGDPLLMGRYASGLAAYVLPKAHFRQKYAVVAVRYGSVDSRFRGADHARPLEVPAGIAHFLEHKMFEKEDGDLFTRFARLGASANAYTSYTATAYLFSTVEHFEEALELLIRLVREPYFTEASVRKEQGIIEQEIRMYEDDPGRCLVVNLMQALYHVHPVRLEIGGTVESIRQIDASLLYTCHRTFYHPANATLAVAGDVDPQRVWELAGRLAADGDGHVVERWDPEEPEPVREARVETRLPVSRPRLALGIKDPRRGLQGVDLVRRELAVNLALDAVLGRSSDTFQALYEEGLIDDGFGGRYACDTRFAHTVIGGETPDPDRLERRLKEVLLRAAERGVDPETFERLRRREVGEFVAAMDNPEMVANSLAILHFRGVTVTDYLDVLQRLDHRDASEALRDHVAEARMAVSVVLPDGRARADGVGAPGRPGGAARSDAPR, from the coding sequence ATGGCGCAGCAGCAGGCCCAACTGGTCACGATGGAGCGGCGGGAGGTGGCCGGGGATCCCCTCCTGATGGGCCGGTACGCCTCGGGGCTGGCGGCCTACGTGCTGCCCAAGGCCCACTTCCGGCAGAAGTACGCGGTGGTGGCCGTGCGCTACGGCTCCGTCGACAGCCGGTTTCGGGGGGCCGATCACGCCCGGCCGCTGGAGGTGCCGGCGGGCATCGCCCACTTCCTCGAGCACAAGATGTTCGAGAAGGAGGACGGGGATCTCTTCACTCGCTTCGCTCGCCTGGGCGCCTCGGCCAACGCCTACACGTCGTACACCGCCACCGCCTACCTCTTCTCGACGGTGGAGCACTTCGAGGAGGCGCTGGAGCTGCTGATACGGCTGGTGAGGGAGCCGTACTTCACCGAGGCGTCGGTGCGCAAGGAACAGGGCATCATCGAACAGGAGATCCGGATGTACGAGGACGACCCCGGGCGCTGCCTGGTGGTCAACCTGATGCAGGCCCTCTACCACGTCCATCCGGTGCGCCTGGAGATCGGCGGCACCGTCGAGTCCATCCGCCAGATCGACGCCTCGTTGCTCTACACGTGCCATCGGACCTTCTACCATCCGGCCAACGCGACCCTGGCCGTCGCCGGCGACGTGGACCCCCAGCGGGTCTGGGAGCTGGCCGGCCGGCTGGCCGCGGACGGCGACGGCCACGTCGTGGAGCGCTGGGACCCCGAGGAGCCCGAGCCGGTGCGGGAGGCCCGGGTGGAGACGCGGTTGCCCGTCTCGCGGCCACGGCTGGCCCTGGGCATCAAGGACCCGCGCCGAGGCCTGCAGGGGGTCGATCTGGTGCGCCGCGAGCTGGCCGTCAACCTGGCCCTCGACGCGGTGCTGGGCCGCAGCTCCGACACCTTCCAGGCGCTTTACGAGGAGGGGCTCATCGACGACGGCTTCGGCGGGCGGTACGCGTGCGACACCCGCTTCGCCCACACCGTCATCGGTGGCGAGACGCCGGACCCCGACCGTCTGGAGCGCCGCCTCAAGGAGGTCTTGCTCCGGGCGGCGGAGCGCGGGGTCGATCCCGAGACGTTCGAGCGGCTGCGCCGGCGGGAGGTGGGGGAGTTCGTGGCCGCCATGGACAATCCGGAGATGGTGGCCAACTCCCTGGCCATCCTGCATTTCCGCGGCGTGACGGTCACCGACTACCTGGACGTCCTGCAGCGCCTCGATCATCGCGACGCCAGCGAGGCCTTGCGGGATCACGTGGCCGAGGCGCGCATGGCCGTTTCGGTGGTGCTCCCCGATGGCAGGGCGCGGGCCGACGGAGTGGGGGCGCCGGGCCGGCCCGGCGGCGCGGCCCGGTCGGATGCGCCTCGCTGA
- a CDS encoding cupredoxin domain-containing protein: protein MVVVAACGGSSQPSSTSSTSGPSSSASAPAPSTSTGPSASSGSSGSQTSASGEIEIIATDEAGQFRFVPDRIEVRPGQTISLRVVNQGASAHDLAVPDLGVETGQIDPGQEATLTLTAPSTPGQYRFICTIPGHEQLGMRGTLVVQR, encoded by the coding sequence ATGGTGGTGGTGGCGGCCTGCGGCGGCAGCTCGCAGCCCTCCTCCACCAGCTCCACGTCGGGCCCGTCCTCGTCGGCGTCGGCTCCGGCCCCGTCGACCTCGACCGGACCTTCGGCCTCCTCCGGCTCGTCCGGCTCCCAGACCAGCGCCTCGGGCGAGATCGAGATCATCGCCACCGATGAGGCCGGCCAGTTCCGGTTCGTCCCCGACCGCATCGAGGTGAGGCCTGGCCAGACGATCTCCTTGCGGGTGGTCAACCAGGGCGCCAGCGCCCACGATCTGGCGGTACCGGACCTGGGCGTCGAGACGGGCCAGATCGACCCGGGCCAGGAGGCGACCCTGACCCTGACGGCTCCGTCCACGCCCGGTCAGTACCGGTTCATCTGCACCATCCCGGGCCACGAGCAGTTGGGGATGCGCGGCACGCTGGTGGTCCAGCGGTAG
- a CDS encoding phosphatidylglycerophosphatase A — MTTRWLPGSARALLAMRGVDLGPIVRLVYRMQKPYVPDLTEEMCRQSVDHVVEKREVQYAILTGVTLDVMAEEGRLDEPLAGVLRQSPDLYGIDEVLALSIVNVYGSIGLSNFGYLDQEQPPELAQALPAGPGRVHTFLDDILAAIVAAACARIAHQAADVREGRVVAGTGEAASHPSQPKSGG; from the coding sequence ATGACGACACGATGGCTTCCGGGCAGTGCGCGTGCCCTCCTGGCGATGCGCGGGGTCGATCTGGGCCCCATCGTGCGCCTGGTCTATCGGATGCAAAAACCCTACGTGCCCGATCTGACCGAAGAGATGTGTCGCCAGAGCGTGGACCACGTCGTGGAGAAGCGAGAGGTGCAGTACGCCATCCTCACCGGCGTGACACTGGACGTCATGGCGGAGGAGGGGCGCCTGGACGAGCCGCTGGCCGGGGTGCTCCGGCAGAGCCCGGATCTCTACGGCATCGACGAGGTCCTGGCGCTGAGCATCGTCAACGTGTACGGCAGCATCGGGCTGTCCAACTTCGGCTACCTGGACCAGGAGCAGCCGCCCGAGCTCGCGCAGGCGCTTCCCGCCGGGCCGGGAAGGGTGCATACTTTCCTCGACGACATCCTGGCCGCCATCGTAGCCGCGGCGTGCGCCCGCATCGCCCATCAGGCGGCGGACGTCCGGGAGGGTCGGGTGGTCGCCGGGACGGGCGAGGCGGCCTCGCATCCATCCCAGCCCAAGAGCGGCGGATAG
- the rnhC gene encoding ribonuclease HIII, with protein sequence MSGGFVARAGLDESGKGDYFGPLVAVAAAVTEAGAEREMAELGVTDSKRLSDRRCLELAETLARRVPFETVVIGPARYNQLWDRLGNVNRILAWAHARALENLLARVDVTVVLADQFARDPDRLGGALMARGRRVELRQRPRAETADMAVAAASVLARARFLRELERLSRTAGILLPKGATHVEGPARELWRRGGRELLGQFAKLHFAITERVAALEAGGPRPGGEGR encoded by the coding sequence GTGAGCGGGGGCTTCGTGGCGCGGGCCGGTCTGGACGAGTCGGGAAAGGGCGACTACTTCGGCCCGCTGGTCGCGGTGGCCGCCGCCGTGACCGAGGCCGGCGCCGAGCGGGAGATGGCGGAGCTGGGCGTGACCGACTCCAAGCGGCTGTCGGACCGGCGGTGCCTGGAGCTGGCCGAGACCCTGGCCCGGCGGGTCCCCTTCGAGACGGTCGTCATCGGCCCGGCCCGCTACAACCAGCTCTGGGATCGCCTGGGCAACGTCAACCGCATCCTGGCCTGGGCCCACGCCCGTGCGCTGGAGAACCTGCTGGCTCGGGTCGACGTCACGGTGGTGTTGGCCGACCAGTTCGCCCGGGATCCCGACCGGCTGGGCGGGGCGTTGATGGCCAGGGGACGGCGGGTCGAGTTGCGCCAGCGGCCCAGGGCCGAGACGGCGGACATGGCGGTGGCGGCCGCCTCGGTGCTGGCGAGGGCGAGATTCCTGCGGGAGCTGGAGCGCCTCTCCCGCACGGCCGGCATCCTGCTCCCCAAGGGCGCCACCCACGTGGAGGGACCGGCGCGGGAGCTGTGGCGGCGGGGAGGGCGGGAGCTCCTGGGGCAGTTCGCGAAGCTGCACTTCGCCATCACGGAGAGGGTGGCGGCCCTGGAGGCAGGAGGCCCTCGACCGGGCGGCGAAGGGCGGTAG
- the yfmF gene encoding EF-P 5-aminopentanol modification-associated protein YfmF, giving the protein MPAGGPARPFHAAREPGRPGEQGMVPALTEKEAPEAGYGWFETRELAGLRLHVLTTRKFKLETARVAIRLPLVREHVTANALVPMVLRRGTRRLPTLQAIARHLESLYGARLSVDVGKVGDTHVIELRGETVADAHLPGWRPGTRQLEALLRLLFEMWLDPARGPEGRLRDEYVVQEREILRRRIEGIINNKRQYAVHRLMEEMFAGRPFALHRLGRLEDLPALDGRALDEAYRSRILGARADLLVVSSAPADDVAALARRVLDEVGWRPADGRLDEIAQAGPAQDGAPPERGDPRVVTETQPVRQAVLALGYRTPVRFASPDYPALVVCNGVLGGFPHSKLFVHVRERNSLAYFVYSRLESSHGALLVSAGVDPGLKDRAVAIIGEQLEAVRRGEIEPDEMEATRRALVRRWRVDEDDPNALIDHYLVGLVNGRQRPLGELIDQVARVGRDEIVAVARTVRADTFYFLTASEPAAPDASEGQPVASRGEGAS; this is encoded by the coding sequence GTGCCGGCCGGGGGGCCGGCACGCCCGTTCCATGCGGCCCGGGAGCCGGGCCGCCCCGGCGAGCAGGGGATGGTGCCGGCATTGACGGAGAAGGAGGCCCCCGAGGCCGGCTACGGGTGGTTCGAGACCAGGGAGCTGGCGGGGCTGCGGCTGCATGTCCTGACGACGCGCAAGTTCAAGCTCGAGACGGCACGGGTGGCCATCCGGCTGCCGCTGGTGCGGGAGCACGTGACCGCCAACGCGCTGGTGCCCATGGTGCTGCGTCGAGGCACCCGGCGACTCCCCACGCTGCAGGCCATCGCCCGTCATCTGGAGTCGCTGTACGGGGCGCGGCTCTCCGTCGACGTGGGCAAGGTGGGCGACACCCACGTGATCGAGCTGCGGGGCGAGACGGTGGCCGACGCCCATCTGCCGGGGTGGCGTCCCGGCACCCGGCAGCTGGAGGCCCTGCTGCGCCTGCTCTTCGAGATGTGGCTCGACCCTGCCCGGGGGCCCGAGGGGCGACTGCGAGACGAGTACGTCGTCCAGGAGAGGGAGATCCTGCGGCGCCGCATCGAGGGCATCATCAACAACAAGCGCCAGTACGCCGTCCACCGGCTGATGGAGGAGATGTTCGCGGGCCGACCCTTCGCGCTGCACCGGCTCGGGCGGCTGGAGGACCTGCCCGCCCTGGACGGGCGGGCCCTGGACGAGGCCTATCGCTCCCGCATCCTGGGCGCGCGGGCGGACCTGCTGGTGGTCTCGTCGGCGCCGGCCGACGACGTGGCCGCACTGGCCCGCCGCGTGCTGGACGAGGTGGGGTGGCGGCCCGCCGACGGGCGGCTCGACGAGATCGCGCAGGCCGGGCCGGCGCAGGACGGAGCCCCTCCCGAGAGGGGCGACCCTCGGGTGGTGACGGAGACCCAGCCGGTGCGGCAGGCCGTGCTGGCCCTGGGCTACCGGACGCCGGTGCGATTCGCGTCGCCCGATTATCCGGCGCTGGTCGTCTGCAACGGAGTGCTGGGGGGCTTCCCGCACTCCAAGCTGTTCGTCCACGTGCGCGAGCGCAACTCGCTGGCCTACTTCGTCTACAGCCGACTCGAGTCGAGCCATGGCGCGCTGCTGGTCAGTGCCGGGGTCGACCCGGGCCTCAAGGACCGGGCGGTGGCCATCATCGGCGAGCAGCTGGAGGCGGTCCGCCGTGGCGAGATCGAGCCCGACGAGATGGAGGCGACGCGCCGGGCCCTGGTGCGCCGCTGGCGTGTCGACGAGGACGATCCCAACGCCCTCATCGACCACTACCTGGTAGGCCTGGTCAACGGCCGCCAGCGCCCGCTGGGCGAGCTCATCGACCAGGTCGCACGGGTGGGCCGTGACGAGATCGTGGCCGTCGCCCGCACCGTTCGGGCCGACACCTTCTACTTCCTGACCGCGTCGGAGCCGGCGGCCCCCGACGCCTCGGAGGGGCAGCCGGTGGCCAGCCGCGGGGAAGGGGCATCGTGA